One region of Armigeres subalbatus isolate Guangzhou_Male chromosome 3, GZ_Asu_2, whole genome shotgun sequence genomic DNA includes:
- the LOC134223047 gene encoding uncharacterized protein LOC134223047 — MTFVRKVHRLYKYCDRNGKQYHCSNQRLMVIASRSAIKMFKFALLIVSLTCASAGYAGQQTTYVAPVAAHYAAAPAVSYSTATRSHAPILTQGYAHSTPVLVAPVQAYSAPLTKSYAYGNNYAPVLAYNQGYAPALSHNGYGHAAYATPLVTKTVAIAQPQLYQQNTYVAHPAPVWTSNNYNNYHGHYAH; from the exons ATGACATTTGTGCGAAAAGTCCACAGGTTGTATAAATATTGTGACCGAAATGGGAAGCAGTATCATTGTTCAAATCAACGTCTAATGGTGATAGCATCAAGAAGTgcaatcaaaatgttcaaa ttcgcTCTTCTCATCGTATCTCTGACCTGCGCCAGCGCTGGGTACGCTGGACAGCAGACTACTTACGTCGCACCGGTAGCTGCACACTACGCTGCTGCACCTGCCGTTAGTTACAGTACCGCCACACGCAGCCACGCACCAATTCTCACCCAAGGATACGCCCACTCTACTCCCGTATTGGTCGCACCAGTCCAGGCATACTCCGCTCCATTAACCAAATCTTACGCATATGGAAACAACTATGCTCCAGTTCTTGCCTATAATCAAGGATATGCCCCAGCCCTAAGCCACAACGGTTACGGACACGCTGCATATGCCACTCCATTGGTCACCAAGACTGTTGCTATTGCCCAGCCTCAGCTCTACCAGCAAAACACATATGTCGCTCATCCAGCTCCAGTATGGACCTCAAATAACTACAACAACTATCATGGGCATTATGCTCACTAA
- the LOC134222798 gene encoding trypsin-like, which yields MKRLVAILTVLGVVVTESIPDPRLIGGNNAAWGQFPSAVSINTPFLLHCGGVIVDSQHVLTAAQCVLNAENRLIDPFWLTIVAGDIALAPVGARRQTRKVSRIYVHPEFNVFTHENDAAVLRLNRPYNLPSNTVDVARRRMRITPNNEVCHFAGWGVSSVMTNAPVNALQRFFPMTVNDRDLCNGAGMHVGRVQETMICAGNMAASSNTAPCTGNLGTGLYCNRQLVGILSFGLNCGSANNPPVFTQVRYYSRWIDEQLNRTEGSPPNWTPGIL from the exons ATGAAACGGCTCGTGGCGATTCTGACAGTGCTTG GTGTTGTTGTGACAGAGTCCATACCAGATCCTCGATTGATTGGCGGCAACAATGCCGCTTGGGGTCAGTTTCCATCAGCCGTTTCAATCAACACACCGTTCCTCCTTCACTGTGGGGGCGTCATTGTGGACTCCCAACATGTTCTCACCGCAGCCCAATGTGTTCTCAACGCCGAAAACCGATTGATCGATCCCTTCTGGTTGACAATTGTTGCTGGAGATATCGCCTTAGCCCCAGTTGGAGCACGTCGTCAAACTCGGAAGGTGTCTCGAATCTACGTGCATCCGGAGTTCAATGTGTTTACGCACGAGAATGACGCGGCTGTACTGCGGTTGAATCGCCCATATAATCTTCCATCGAATACGGTGGATGTAGCTCGCCGGAGAATGCGAATAACGCCGAACAACGAAGTTTGTCATTTTGCCGGTTGGGGAGTGTCCTCGGTGATGACTAACGCTCCGGTGAATGCACTGCAGCGCTTTTTCCCGATGACGGTCAACGACCGTGATCTATGCAATGGAGCTGGAATGCATGTAGGTCGTGTACAGGAAACGATGATCTGTGCGGGTAACATGGCTGCTTCCAGCAATACCGCCCCTTGTACGGGGAATCTAGGAACAGGACTCTACTGCAACCGTCAGCTGGTGGGAATTCTGTCTTTCGGGCTGAATTGTGGCAGCGCAAACAATCCACCGGTATTCACACAGGTTCGGTACTATAGTCGCTGGATCGATGAGCAACTCAATCGTACCGAGGGATCGCCACCAAATTGGACTCCAGGGATTCTGTAA
- the LOC134223051 gene encoding uncharacterized protein LOC134223051 produces the protein MVITSSSAIKMFKLILLIVSLSCVSAGYAGQQTIYVAPVAAHYAAATPSVGYSTATHSHAPILTQAYAHPAPVLVAPVQAYPAPLTQSYAYGNNYAPVLSYNQGYAPATAHNINGHAAYETPLVTKTVAIAQPQFCCDTVWTPNNFNNYHGHYSY, from the exons ATGGTCATAACTTCTAGTAGTgcaatcaaaatgttcaaa CTTATTCTTCTCATCGTATCTTTGTCCTGCGTCAGCGCTGGGTATGCTGGACAGCAAACTATTTACGTTGCACCTGTTGCTGCACACTATGCTGCTGCTACACCTTCCGTTGGTTACAGTACCGCCACACACAGCCACGCACCAATTCTAACCCAAGCATACGCCCACCCTGCCCCCGTATTGGTCGCTCCAGTCCAGGCATATCCAGCTCCATTAACCCAATCCTACGCATATGGAAACAATTATGCTCCAGTGCTTTCTTACAATCAAGGATACGCCCCAGCTACAGCCCACAATATTAACGGACACGCTGCATATGAAACTCCACTGGTCACAAAAACGGTGGCTATTGCCCAACCCCAGTTCTGTTGTGACACAGTTTGGACCCCCAATAACTTCAACAACTATCATGGACATTATTCTTATTAA